One region of Solanum pennellii chromosome 6, SPENNV200 genomic DNA includes:
- the LOC107022911 gene encoding uncharacterized protein LOC107022911, giving the protein MQLRVVVAFLVLLWISFVEIHLKRIRIQILSLVRLNRCNQTQDRCKLQSSSKRIKLKDGRYLAYRERGVPLDKSIYRIITVHGLHSTKEVDVLATQEVLEEMSIYMVQYDRAGYWESDQNIKRSVESEACDIEELADQLQIGSKFYIISNSAGSYPTWNCLRRIPHRLKGVAFIAPMINYKWNSLPRNLIKYDHTNKLARIIYWLCCHYPELLYSICTQQFNGVPLCTASLFTKKDKQVAGDENREQSYNMKLYPTQNDFEYSVLQDFMVAQGNWEFDPLELENPFPENESSVHIWHGNMDDVVPISLQRYVSKRLPWIHYHEIPDVSHDFWQVGPVSEPVLRSFLLGQQHPHPSLQVVIQD; this is encoded by the exons ATGCAATTAAGGGTAGTTGTTGCCTTTCTTGTGTTACTTTGGATATCGTTCGTGGAGATACATTTAAAGAGAATTAGAATTCAGATATTAAGTCTTGTGAGATTGAATCGTTGTAATCAAACTCAAGATCGTTGTAAATTGCAGAGTagttcaaaaagaattaaactaAAGGATGGAAGATACCTAGCATACAGAGAAAGAGGAGTTCCACTCGACAAATCCATATACAGAATCATCACTGTTCATGGCCTTCACAGCACCAAAGAAGTTGATGTTCTTGCAACCCAA GAAGTGCTTGAGGAAATGAGTATATATATGGTACAGTATGATAGAGCTGGATATTGGGAAAGTGATCAAAACATTAAAAGGTCAGTAGAAAGTGAAGCTTGTGATATTGAAGAATTGGCGGATCAGCTACAAATAGGATCTAAATtctatataatttcaaattctGCTGGAAGTTATCCTACCTGGAATTGCCTCAGGCGCATACCACACAGGCTAAAAGGCGTGGCTTTTATTGCTCCGATGATCAACTACAAATGGAACTCTCTTCCTcgaaatttaatcaaatatgaTCATACTAACAAGCTTGCGCGAATAATTTATTGGCTCTGCTGTCATTATCCTGAACTACTCTACTCTATTTGTACACAACAATTTAACGGTGTTCCATTGTGCACTGCCTCTTTGTTTACCAAAAAGGACAAGCAAGTAGCAGGGGATGAAAACAGAGAGCAATCTTATAATATG AAACTTTATCCGACTCAAAATGATTTTGAGTACTCtgttcttcaagattttatggTGGCTCAGGGAAATTGGGAGTTTGATCCACTAGAACTTGAAAATCCATTCCCTGAAAATGAAAGCTCAGTTCATATTTGGCATGGCAACATGGACGATGTAGTACCTATTAGCTTACAAAGATATGTATCGAAAAGGTTACCTTGGATTCATTATCATGAAATTCCTGATGTTTCACATGATTTCTGGCAGGTTGGTCCTGTTAGTGAACCCGTCTTGAGGTCCTTTCTGCTTGGCCAACAACATCCCCATCCCAGTTTACAGGTGGTTATACAGGACTAG